From one Desulfobaculum bizertense DSM 18034 genomic stretch:
- a CDS encoding nuclease-related domain-containing protein, translating into MDILISYSKVAPIVLIIAALAWLLYKLRDRTPRELFPRQKKKAASSRRERKLPSTPSSVICSEHYLARIQDVWTHRDDAPSKELSGARGEAASMQSLEHCSHCAVYWNIGVRHPTERIACEIDHLVVSPQRIYLIETKSYAGDWEPADGEPSTQPKRWQRTTEHGTRTVTSPLEQVLRDVRILSAVIESMGLTLPIVPIVCFAGSCRLKNIHDKRVVLLPERQIAKLINSYEERKHGPANQDAGTFLRALSELNFWPEFYDPALIDALVDVKFTAPHPRQKNMQSRGHHGQQLHH; encoded by the coding sequence ATGGATATTCTCATCTCATACAGTAAAGTTGCTCCAATTGTTCTTATTATTGCGGCCCTTGCATGGCTCTTATACAAGCTTCGGGACCGTACCCCGCGCGAGCTTTTTCCCCGTCAAAAGAAAAAAGCAGCGAGTTCCCGGCGTGAGAGAAAACTTCCAAGCACTCCAAGTTCGGTTATATGCTCGGAGCACTATCTCGCCCGTATTCAGGACGTCTGGACGCACAGGGACGACGCACCAAGCAAAGAGCTTTCTGGAGCGCGAGGCGAAGCCGCAAGCATGCAAAGCCTTGAGCACTGCTCTCACTGCGCGGTGTACTGGAACATCGGAGTCCGCCACCCAACAGAGCGCATTGCCTGCGAAATCGATCATCTTGTGGTCAGCCCTCAGCGCATTTATCTGATAGAAACAAAAAGCTACGCCGGAGACTGGGAGCCAGCAGACGGCGAGCCTTCGACCCAGCCGAAGCGCTGGCAGCGCACAACAGAACATGGCACCCGGACGGTCACCAGTCCCCTTGAACAGGTTTTGCGAGACGTACGCATTTTGTCAGCAGTTATCGAATCAATGGGCCTGACTCTTCCCATCGTGCCCATTGTATGTTTTGCTGGCAGTTGCCGACTCAAAAACATCCATGACAAACGGGTGGTTCTTCTGCCAGAACGCCAGATTGCCAAGCTCATCAATTCCTATGAAGAACGAAAGCATGGCCCGGCAAATCAGGACGCGGGAACATTTTTGCGCGCTCTGTCCGAACTGAACTTCTGGCCAGAATTTTATGACCCAGCCCTGATTGATGCGCTGGTCGACGTCAAATTTACTGCGCCCCACCCACGACAAAAAAATATGCAAAGCAGAGGACATCATGGCCAGCAGCTTCATCACTAA